One Fusobacterium sp. IOR10 DNA segment encodes these proteins:
- a CDS encoding outer membrane beta-barrel protein, translated as MKKILIGLFVISSLGYAKEVMPTAEAVTIQAEELGYSIDVKVGGELYSNYTLVKDSKTSKKLLGDETDGIGYELSVELLKKRSPNFETGVGIAYQNNADRKNINSGIKGASYDSMPIYVTAKYKFNVDSLYVPYVKVNLGYSFNFNEKDLTNSLGKSSINIDDGLYWAIGGGVEYNNFLVELMYGVTKSDAKSPKVFKGDYAIDYEKVTLSVGYSFDL; from the coding sequence ATGAAAAAAATATTAATAGGATTATTTGTTATATCATCCCTAGGATATGCTAAAGAAGTTATGCCAACTGCAGAGGCTGTTACAATACAAGCAGAGGAATTAGGTTATAGTATAGATGTTAAAGTTGGTGGAGAACTTTATTCAAATTATACTTTAGTTAAAGATTCAAAAACAAGTAAAAAATTACTTGGGGACGAAACTGATGGGATAGGATACGAATTATCAGTAGAATTATTAAAAAAAAGGAGTCCTAATTTTGAAACAGGAGTAGGTATAGCTTACCAAAATAATGCAGATAGAAAAAATATTAATAGTGGAATAAAAGGTGCTTCTTATGATTCAATGCCAATTTATGTAACAGCAAAATATAAATTTAATGTGGATAGTTTATATGTACCTTATGTTAAAGTTAATTTAGGTTATTCATTTAATTTTAACGAAAAAGATTTAACAAATTCACTTGGGAAGTCTTCAATTAATATTGATGATGGTTTATATTGGGCAATTGGTGGAGGAGTGGAATACAATAATTTCTTAGTGGAGTTAATGTATGGTGTAACTAAATCTGATGCAAAATCACCTAAAGTTTTTAAAGGGGATTATGCAATTGATTATGAAAAAGTAACATTATCAGTTGGTTATAGTTTTGATTTATAG
- a CDS encoding glycoside hydrolase family 13 protein, which translates to MEYLSFKWNDSYIKYNSQDINFKSPYGAVSCNCDIEIRIKINKNAPVKNVFLKLGKDIDEDPYNQIIKAIEMKLQGDNKDESYSAYVCKFRACNKAELLFYTFEIILQDGTTKFYGNNQSELGGIGQVYKNNPKKYQITTYYEDNKTPDWYKESIIYQIFPDRFFNGNGDRHINSPKKNSFIYGKWGDTPFYIRNEKMEIIRWDFYGGNLKGIEKKLDYIKDLGANLIYLNPIFKATSNHRYDTGDYKKIDEVLGTEEDFKSLVIKAKDKGMNIMLDGVFNHTGRDSKYFNRYSNYDSIGAYNSVGSYYYDWYKFEKYPDEYECWWGVKDLPCVNEKTPSFVDYIIEAEDSVIAHWMKLGVKGWRLDVADELPSEFLVKLREKCHELDKDSVILGEVWEDATNKISYDKRRGYMKGRQLDSVTNYSFKKIFIDYFSNKFDTKKLVMLFENMRENYPKENFYALTNMLGSHDIERIITVCEKVATYIQDEIYRKELHREKILTQDHLSEIIGDRILNLMVTMQMVFPGVPLIYYGDEVGVPGGKDPDNRRTYPWGHEDKEIESMYKNLINLRKSSKMFSIGEFKQLELGEDAYGVIRKYEDDYALVVINRHPINYFDVSLDSLECEELYNYKTKEKIVLNNGKLKLHLRPLSSTILTNKEYI; encoded by the coding sequence ATGGAATATTTAAGTTTTAAATGGAATGATAGTTATATTAAATACAATTCTCAAGATATAAATTTTAAATCTCCCTATGGTGCAGTGTCTTGTAACTGTGATATTGAAATTAGAATAAAGATAAATAAAAATGCACCTGTTAAAAATGTCTTTTTAAAACTGGGAAAGGACATTGATGAAGATCCATATAATCAAATAATTAAAGCTATTGAAATGAAATTACAAGGGGATAATAAGGATGAAAGTTACAGCGCCTATGTTTGTAAATTTAGAGCTTGTAACAAGGCAGAATTATTATTTTATACATTTGAAATTATTTTACAAGATGGAACTACTAAATTTTATGGAAATAACCAAAGTGAACTTGGTGGTATTGGACAAGTATATAAGAATAATCCTAAAAAGTATCAAATAACAACATACTATGAGGATAATAAAACCCCTGATTGGTATAAGGAATCAATTATATATCAAATATTTCCAGATAGATTTTTCAATGGAAATGGAGATAGACATATAAACAGTCCCAAGAAAAATTCATTTATATATGGGAAATGGGGAGATACTCCATTTTATATTAGAAATGAAAAAATGGAAATTATACGTTGGGATTTTTACGGGGGAAATTTAAAGGGTATTGAGAAAAAACTAGACTATATTAAGGATTTAGGAGCTAATTTAATCTATTTAAATCCAATATTCAAAGCAACTAGTAACCATAGATATGACACTGGGGACTATAAGAAAATTGATGAAGTACTGGGAACTGAAGAGGATTTTAAAAGTTTAGTTATAAAGGCTAAGGATAAGGGAATGAATATTATGCTAGATGGTGTGTTCAATCACACTGGAAGGGATAGTAAATATTTCAACAGATATTCCAATTATGATTCAATTGGAGCCTATAATTCTGTGGGATCTTACTATTATGATTGGTATAAATTTGAAAAATATCCTGATGAATATGAATGTTGGTGGGGAGTTAAGGATTTGCCCTGTGTAAATGAAAAGACTCCATCCTTTGTTGACTATATAATAGAAGCAGAGGACAGTGTGATTGCCCACTGGATGAAATTAGGAGTTAAAGGTTGGAGACTAGATGTTGCAGATGAACTTCCATCTGAATTTTTAGTGAAACTAAGGGAAAAATGCCATGAACTGGATAAGGATTCTGTTATTCTAGGTGAGGTTTGGGAAGATGCAACAAATAAAATAAGTTATGATAAAAGAAGAGGGTATATGAAGGGAAGACAGTTAGATTCTGTAACTAACTATTCCTTTAAGAAAATATTCATAGATTATTTTTCAAATAAGTTTGATACTAAGAAATTAGTGATGCTATTTGAAAATATGAGGGAAAATTATCCTAAGGAAAACTTTTACGCACTTACAAATATGTTAGGTTCCCACGACATTGAAAGAATAATAACTGTATGTGAAAAGGTAGCTACATACATTCAAGATGAGATTTATAGAAAGGAATTGCATAGGGAAAAAATATTGACTCAAGATCATTTATCTGAAATTATAGGGGATAGAATATTAAACCTTATGGTAACAATGCAAATGGTTTTTCCAGGAGTTCCTTTAATTTATTATGGGGATGAAGTTGGAGTTCCAGGGGGAAAGGATCCAGATAATAGAAGAACTTACCCTTGGGGACATGAGGATAAAGAAATTGAAAGCATGTACAAAAATCTAATTAACCTTAGAAAATCAAGTAAGATGTTTTCAATAGGTGAATTTAAACAACTGGAACTAGGGGAAGATGCATATGGAGTTATTCGTAAATATGAAGATGACTACGCCCTTGTTGTTATAAATAGACATCCAATTAATTATTTTGATGTATCCCTAGATAGTTTAGAATGTGAAGAACTATATAATTATAAAACAAAGGAAAAGATTGTGCTAAATAATGGAAAATTAAAACTTCATCTTAGACCTCTTTCAAGTACCATATTAACAAATAAAGAATATATATAA
- a CDS encoding AraC family transcriptional regulator, which translates to MDTFESYLKETGWKNYPKCKKYCEIGKTFFIDNEYLEGIYWYYETDQFIIDIHDLFIKKERTEDSFPNMDSLIFFCSSYIKTANGECFNPYQTLTANTVFVANMNKTNFRFFLHGNFPYLSVGVKFKQEMINKYIPCHLSNQSETVAHMFFDTRNLVTKPMEKLANSILNCHMDSPAGEIFFEAKAKEWLSITLNAYLNKSKRKKISKSDEQSIENVANYINDHFALDISQKLLEKIAMMSGTKLKNIFREKYQMSITEYLQRKRMNIAENLLSTTELEIKNIAKSVGYTSHSRFSTLFKKYKGIHPKEVRKLTSSNKEN; encoded by the coding sequence ATGGACACATTTGAATCTTATTTAAAGGAAACAGGATGGAAAAATTATCCAAAATGCAAGAAATACTGTGAAATAGGAAAAACATTTTTTATAGATAATGAGTACTTAGAAGGAATATATTGGTATTATGAAACTGATCAATTTATCATTGATATTCATGATCTTTTTATAAAAAAGGAAAGAACTGAAGATTCTTTCCCTAACATGGACTCTCTTATATTTTTTTGTTCCTCTTATATTAAAACAGCTAATGGAGAATGTTTTAACCCTTACCAAACATTAACTGCAAATACTGTTTTTGTGGCAAATATGAATAAAACAAATTTTAGGTTTTTCCTTCATGGCAATTTTCCATATTTAAGTGTAGGAGTTAAATTTAAGCAAGAAATGATAAATAAATATATCCCTTGTCATTTAAGTAATCAATCTGAAACTGTTGCTCACATGTTTTTTGATACTAGGAATCTTGTTACTAAACCAATGGAAAAACTTGCAAATTCAATTTTAAATTGTCATATGGACTCCCCTGCTGGAGAAATATTTTTTGAAGCAAAGGCCAAGGAATGGTTAAGTATCACATTAAATGCTTACTTAAACAAATCAAAAAGAAAAAAAATATCAAAATCTGATGAGCAGTCAATTGAAAATGTAGCAAATTATATTAATGACCATTTTGCATTGGATATTTCTCAAAAACTTTTAGAAAAAATTGCTATGATGAGTGGTACCAAACTTAAAAATATATTTAGGGAAAAGTATCAAATGAGTATCACAGAATATCTACAAAGAAAAAGAATGAATATAGCAGAGAATTTACTTTCAACAACTGAACTTGAAATAAAAAATATTGCAAAATCTGTTGGATATACCTCACATAGTAGATTTTCAACTCTTTTTAAAAAATATAAAGGCATTCATCCTAAAGAAGTTAGAAAATTAACCTCTTCAAATAAAGAAAATTAA
- a CDS encoding YibE/F family protein — translation MKKYLLGLFIVMCTFSFGEEYVSGKIIGKIGTALENNISSKTDVDGEEITDVVFYNIKVNNKIIKVESPVYGQKEYNLDLENGTRVVLAYEPDDNGNMDYCITDIDKRFDYGVLLFLFVAFTILLAKLKGVKAILSLLVVILGILYGFIPMVAKGYSPIMLAVVISIFASGITISLTTGFDKKGKVAITSSILGTLVAGILSIYFVHRMKFSGYTTVEAIGYIDLLKGIKVKELVSAGVIIGSMGAVMDVAMSISSALSEIKRKFNDISPHELFASGIVIGKDIVGTMVNTLILAYIGASFFDVLIIYINLQDLTFIRILNYEFIGTEILRGLIGSIGILAVIPITSYLYAYTKGK, via the coding sequence ATGAAAAAATATTTATTAGGTCTTTTTATAGTTATGTGTACTTTTTCCTTTGGGGAAGAATATGTAAGTGGAAAAATTATTGGAAAAATAGGAACAGCCTTGGAAAACAACATTTCTAGTAAAACTGATGTTGATGGAGAAGAAATAACAGATGTGGTTTTTTATAATATAAAGGTTAATAATAAAATTATTAAGGTGGAGTCCCCTGTGTACGGGCAAAAGGAATATAACTTAGATCTGGAAAATGGCACAAGAGTGGTTTTAGCCTATGAACCAGATGACAATGGGAACATGGATTATTGCATAACAGATATTGACAAGAGATTTGATTATGGAGTTCTATTATTTTTATTTGTAGCCTTTACAATATTGCTTGCTAAATTAAAGGGTGTAAAAGCAATACTTAGTTTGTTAGTTGTAATACTAGGAATACTTTATGGATTTATACCAATGGTGGCAAAGGGATATTCTCCAATAATGTTAGCAGTTGTAATTTCAATATTTGCATCTGGAATTACAATATCCCTAACTACAGGTTTTGATAAAAAGGGGAAAGTTGCAATTACCAGTAGTATTTTAGGAACTTTAGTAGCAGGAATATTATCAATATACTTTGTACATAGGATGAAATTTTCAGGTTATACAACAGTTGAAGCAATAGGTTATATAGATTTATTAAAGGGAATCAAGGTAAAGGAACTTGTTTCAGCAGGGGTGATAATAGGAAGTATGGGAGCAGTTATGGATGTGGCCATGTCAATATCATCAGCTCTTTCAGAAATAAAAAGAAAGTTCAATGACATAAGTCCCCATGAATTATTTGCCTCAGGTATAGTAATAGGAAAAGATATTGTGGGAACAATGGTTAATACATTGATACTTGCCTATATTGGAGCTAGTTTTTTTGACGTTTTAATAATTTATATAAATTTACAAGACTTAACATTTATCAGAATATTAAATTATGAATTTATAGGGACAGAAATTTTAAGAGGATTAATTGGAAGTATAGGTATACTTGCAGTAATCCCAATAACTTCTTATTTGTATGCTTACACAAAGGGAAAATAA